From the Dehalococcoidia bacterium genome, the window CTCGAAAGGCGAAAACAGGTACCGGACCAATTATCCCGACTCCATCGGGAAAGTCAATCTTATGCTCTTTCACCCTTTCCTCAAGAATTAGGCGCATCTTCTCCATCTCACGGCGACACAACGCCTCATTGGTGTGGCTATAAACCAGGCGGACTAATTGGCTAAAAGGGGGATAATTGAACTGGCGCCGATAGTCTATTTCTTTACGATAA encodes:
- a CDS encoding primosomal protein N', translated to YRKEIDYRRQFNYPPFSQLVRLVYSHTNEALCRREMEKMRLILEERVKEHKIDFPDGVGIIGPVPVFAFRARGRYRWQLFLRGSDLTRMLSQVTLPWGWTIDVDPVGIV